CCGAGAACTGCTCCAGTGCAAAATGAACATCCACCCACTTGTGCGGCTTCCAGTCCCTCCACCACTGCATGGGACCCTTCTTTacccacacacactttcatgGAGGCAAGCAGGcgtatgaaataataaaatgggaGGAAACACCCCTCGGTATTGATCTCATTAAGCTCTGGAGGCGTAcgtaatgttgtggccagtgagtgtccATTCACTCACACTCACCTGCTCTATGGCTTGTTCATAATGTCGGAATTCATCCACCTCTCTCTTGGTCCTCTGACTGAGCTGCTCAAAGATTTGTGTCCGCCAGGCGGCCATCTGGGCTGGTGTGACAGACAGGCTCATGGACTGGACAGACTGGGCTAACACTGTGGAGAATAAAACATATGTTCTGAAAAGATATTTTAATCATTGagataaaaatgatttaaacaTCTGTTTTATTTAACCCACATGAAGTGTTCATGGTGCTGTGGAACCAGTTCAATTGGGAATGAGTGTCCACAGAGCAGCCCCCTCCACTGACCCACGCCCACAGAGGATGCTCATCTACTCCATAAGGGTCTTCAATAGCTAGGGAGTACGTGGCCACAGACGACAGGCTGGAGGTGTCTGCAGAGTCCGACAAAACTCCAGTCTGGGCCTGCTGGCTCTGCGCCTCCTCCAGCTCCACATTACTCCACTGGGGGTCAACAAGGCCTCCAGCCTGAACGACGTCAACACTCAGAGAGCTGTTACCTCCTTCCTCAGGGATATTCTCTTCCTGTAGGACAGCAGCAGAGACTGGCTCTCTGTCAGAAACCAGCTGAGAGATGAAGCTGTCACTGGTGACCTTTGGGATGAGGGGTTTTGGAGTGTCAGTGGACTCATCAGAGGGTTCAGTCTTGGCATAAGAACAGTTGGTTTCATCTGTGGATCCTTTTTCTGTATCAGACTCCACATCGCTCACCACAGATGGAGGAGGCAACTCATTGAAATAACATCCAGCACTGTTGCAACGAGGAATATAATGATGAATATTAATGAATTATACTTGTCAAAGCTTTGCTGACAACTATGTTAATGCACGTGACGGCCTCATATTGCACCAATAGATTTTGTGAAATAGAATTTCTACCACTGAAATGACGTGTGTTAAGTCTTTTACCTCTGCTGGCTGCTGGCACTGGAATGAGATCGATCCCCATCTCTGAGAACAGCGATGGCCCTCCAGGTTTTCCCACTCAGTTCACTAGCCGTGACACCCTGTCGGAAGTACACAGCCCGGTCTTCACTACCAATGGCCCACACCTGTGCAACAACAGTGAACAATTTAggaaagacacacaaggaagaGGGACTTCTTTATAGGACAAGGAGCATTGTGGATACTTGTACTGCACCTGATCGTTGAGTCCCACGTTGATCATGACCATTTCTCCGACCATGCTGATCCACCCGGAGCCACAGGGATTGTGGGAGTTAACACCACGCCGGAACCACACCTGGTAAAGAAGCATGCAAGTTGAATCCCTTAATTAATttaaacagaaaatatttttttaaacatttgaattatGATAATTATTATGATCATTATTAAAGAGATTAATAGAGATGTACTTGAAGTCTGCATAAGTATTTAGgcttattctcaacaaaatatGTGCTTTATTTTTTCCACTCTGTGTAAACCATGTTGAAAAATCTTGCCGCTAACCACATAAATTTTGCCGTGGATCAGTGTCCCACCAAATCCAGCAAATGGCGCTGCTAAAGGCCTGTACTGTACGCCATCTACTGTTTCTATCCACAGCACACTGGTTAGCATGACTGCCTCATAGTTTAGAGATCATTTGTTTATCTCGGAGCtctagccttcctgtgtggagtatgtAGTTCTCCAAGCGCTTGGATGGGTTTTCTTtgtgtactctggtttcctcccacactcactgaagactctaaattgcccacgagtttgaatgtgagtgtaaataattgtttatatgtgccctgcgattggctggtgaccagctcAGAGTGTTCCCTACCTCTCGACCAGAGTTAGATCGGATTTGCTCCAGGTCACTCgcaactctaatgaggacaagcaggatataaactggatggatgtttcaaagCAAACATCTGAGCATGGATTCTCTCATATCCAACTGTTCGCATTGTGAACCCCATTAAATTTGGGCCACTCTctaaatgagcctaaaatggaAATCATTGGATCTGGTTCTGCTCATACCTATTCGACAACCCAGATGAATATAAGCAGAAGCACAGGAGATCTGAGCCAGCAGCTTGGAAAGATATGTATGTACTTATCTCTATTTGCCTCTTTAAATTAACATTGACTTACTTTGTTGTCCTTGGTCAAAGCCCAAACAACATTGACTCCTACTGCCACATGGATGACTCCTACATCAGGACTGGGAGAGTCCACCACAGACCAGGAGGTACCTGGATGAAAGAAAAGATAACAGAATccaaaaaaagaagactatTCAGATACCAGCCACTGTACCTTGGGGACTGTCTCGATTGACACCCTCCCTAACAATCAGCTGGCCCTCCCACAGCACCGCCCACACCAGTTCCCCAGGGCCACAACTGATCTGGACCACTTCCTGAGGGAGGGAGATGTCATGCCACAAAGAACCCTCAGGATTGAGATGGCAGATACCGCCTCGAAACCACACCTGCACAGAGGAGTGAGGAGGGGTGTCATGCTACATCATACATGATTGGAAGTGAGAAGTTGTACCTTCCCCTGAAGCGATACAGCCCACAGTGACAGTAGGCCACGGCGTTCCTCAGTTATCTCCCATCCACCACAGCTGATGTCACTGAAGGGATCTGGCAGAGAAGTCATCTGTGAGGAGATCTGACAGGAACAAGGACGCAggtgaattatttaaaaaaaaaaaaaaaaaaacacacacacacatccagttGCTAGGAAAAGTATATGGTAGTGATGTTAAAATGAACCCGAAGCCTCGAAGCTTGTGTCAGACTTCCTGAATCACAGTGTTGAAATGGTGTATCGTCCCCCAAATATCATGTGACCATTTAAGTTTGAAGCTATATGCGTCACCACGTGTATCGACAGCTCGAACCAGATTGGTTGCTGTCATTTGAGTTGACCGCTCGTTTGGCGCCAACTTGTGTATTTAGAAAGCTATTGAacaactgtcattttttaataaaaacttgTAAAGACATCTCTGTGCCATTTTGTTTCTGTTCACAAGTCATCATTTTATAATAAAGATGCACACGTGACCAACATATTGAGACAACCCTCACCGCCTCCCACCAACCCACCAGGCCCACAATGTAGCCAGTCCCCACCCAGCCCAAGGGCAAGACGGTGTCTACTGTTtggtggaaaggagggcggacaggggcacccgacaagggaacaaTAAGGGAGGTAAACCGGAGAGCAATCACGGGGCATGAGAGAGGAGCCCCCACGCCAAGCAGCCATCCAGCCAGAGGGGCTCGGCCATGAGCCTAGTGAAAACCGACCTTCCCCACTGTAACTATGACTGACATACTTGTTTTTTCAAACTATATACACAAACGCATACGTAAGAGGACTCACCTCAGCCCAATAATCCATGGCTTTGTACCTCCTGTGACGAAGCCATCGCCTGCGACGGACACAGGAGTTCCACTTTTTGTCCTTGGTGTAAACAGCTGGGAAGTCAATGGAATATGTCCACCCCTGCAGAGCATATACATCATGAAAAAATAGCTGCGATACAAATCAGCTTCTGAAATAAAAGAGAAACTCACCTCTTTCTCTGTGTGTTCCCCCTTAAAGTTCTCATCCACATACCAGTCACCTTCCCACTCCCAGCTGCTGGAAGGGAGACGGAAACTGGAAGGAGGTTGGTGCTGCAAACCTGTGACATCACTCCACTGCCAGCGGTCACTTGGCAACAAGTGGTCAGAAAAACCATCAACAGGATTCCAGCGCTgataagacagacagagagagctGACACCTGATAGATTCATACTTGTACACTGGGCTTGTACACTTGTGAGAACACCCACTTGATTCTCATAAGTCTCCTCCTGGAAGCGGATGTGCACATCAGAAGCGTGGACATTCAGGTAGATCTTGTTGTCACAAGCGATGCCCCAGCAGCACTGCTCAGCCGCAGTCACTCGCTTAAATTCCATCTGAGCGTCACGGCATTGCTCCCACTGCTGGCCCGCCGTGGACAGGCTGTAGACCCGCCCGTGCACATCCACTGCCCAAAGCCGGGAGATGGGCATGGCTGCCACTGGGACCACGGGCTGGACCTTTGTGGAGGGATAAAAACtgacagtatatatatttgggATATGTCTGAGCAATTAATCTGCTTCTGTCGTTCAAAGTATGTCACTGCTTCTACTAACTAAAGCTGTGAAAAGAGAGGAGGTAGATGACTAAAACTCACTAATCCTCTGACCCCTAGAgcaactatttttcaaataaacgtCCCCCCGGTGAAGAAACAGACAAAATGAGCAGAATTAGttattattttcagtttgaCAAGAAAAGAGCCTGGTGGAAGGCAATCACGGTGTCAATCACAGAACATTGTCAAAAGACATGGTGCCATTTACACAGTCCATTGTAAAAGAAGTGATTTAACGAAATGTTGGAAATTTTTGACCAAAGGTACGTGCCGCTAATATTTTGCATAAGTCACCTTATGTCACCTGTACAACTCTGAAAGACCGTGAGAGACCTGCATTGGTGCCCGCATTACACTTATACATATGGATCATCCGAGCTGTGCAGTTTTAAAACTCGTTTTATGACTGAAAATTGTTGTTTacatagacttttttttccctttggcAAAAGGGACATTTACTCCAAGAGAAaccacttattttcacattatctggaaagacaaaaatatttattttgattatttatgtGGCATTATCAGTTTGTCCTTTcacatttgtaattattattatttttttttaaaaaagataactGCCACTTCCTGACATTAATGAAAATGGGTCGTTGCAATGTTAACAATAACACATACAATTAAATTAGCCACTCTGAAGATGCCCTGACGACATAAACAGAGAGGGTAGAATAGAAGCCAAAATTGGTCCAAAAAAATCCGCAGCTTCGACGCAATTTTGACAACACCTCGGATTACAAGTTTAACCCTCCACCAAAGCCCCGCACGTACACGTAACAGCACACACGCACCCACCTCGAAATTCCTCTCATTAACCGGCACAGAAAAGACGTTCCCTCGAAGAAACAAGATCCTAAAGCACATGGAAAACCATTTTGTTCATTGTTGTTATGATTTTAATGACAGGTACCCCCTGTCTGCGTAAACCcggaaaagctttttttttcttccttctcatTGGCTGCTTCGGCGGCGCTGGTGTCTGTGACATCCAGCAAGGGGCGCTGTTGTTTCATATTTCAGAGCAGAGCCCTCGTGCAAAGGTGACCTAATATGGAAAATGTTTATATACAAACATAGGTGGGTCTTTGGAGGGCCTGCCCAACCGACAAGTGTGAAATTATTCTGAAAATGCATCTGTGAAAGAGCCATTCTGCGCTTCTAATAACCACTTCGACCCTTCACTATcatgtcaaataaatacataaataaatacatacatacacccACTACATTGAAATATGTCGACTGTATCAtgttttattaaggaaaaaaaggcTACATTGTGAACACAACAATGGCAAGGTACACTGAAGGAGGCACGGAGGAATAACTGATCGCTCATCCATCACAGAGTACACTTTCTGTAAA
The sequence above is a segment of the Phycodurus eques isolate BA_2022a chromosome 19, UOR_Pequ_1.1, whole genome shotgun sequence genome. Coding sequences within it:
- the tecpr1a gene encoding tectonin beta-propeller repeat-containing protein 1 isoform X1, yielding MCFRILFLRGNVFSVPVNERNFEVQPVVPVAAMPISRLWAVDVHGRVYSLSTAGQQWEQCRDAQMEFKRVTAAEQCCWGIACDNKIYLNVHASDVHIRFQEETYENQRWNPVDGFSDHLLPSDRWQWSDVTGLQHQPPSSFRLPSSSWEWEGDWYVDENFKGEHTEKEGWTYSIDFPAVYTKDKKWNSCVRRRRWLRHRRYKAMDYWAEISSQMTSLPDPFSDISCGGWEITEERRGLLSLWAVSLQGKVWFRGGICHLNPEGSLWHDISLPQEVVQISCGPGELVWAVLWEGQLIVREGVNRDSPQGTSWSVVDSPSPDVGVIHVAVGVNVVWALTKDNKVWFRRGVNSHNPCGSGWISMVGEMVMINVGLNDQVWAIGSEDRAVYFRQGVTASELSGKTWRAIAVLRDGDRSHSSASSQQSAGCYFNELPPPSVVSDVESDTEKGSTDETNCSYAKTEPSDESTDTPKPLIPKVTSDSFISQLVSDREPVSAAVLQEENIPEEGGNSSLSVDVVQAGGLVDPQWSNVELEEAQSQQAQTGVLSDSADTSSLSSVATYSLAIEDPYGVDEHPLWAWVSGGGCSVDTHSQLNWFHSTMNTSLLAQSVQSMSLSVTPAQMAAWRTQIFEQLSQRTKREVDEFRHYEQAIEQCVWVKKGPMQWWRDWKPHKWVDVHFALEQFSGPEGNKDGIIFVYYNYYEEKKYLHAFINEVTILVPVLNNAKHTFAIYTPERIKKRWPIRVAAATEQEMHDWLALLSAACCDSRGIQGPPSKQASWSITCKGDIFVSEPTPSLEAMPYPTPCDQMFWRQIGGHLCIVESNSVGIVWGIGYDHNAWVYVGGFYQGLPTCNDHIYTQTDVKSVYIYENQRWNPVTGYTNRGLPTDRYMWSDASGLHECTKMNTKPPSPQWAWVSEWAIDYSVSGGTDREGWQYAADFPAWYHGHKTMKDFVRRRRWARKCKLTTSAPWQEVPPIQLSDVTILPCTPHSGADVVPLWAISNKGDVLCRLGVTGLTPAGTSWLHVGTDQPFKSISIGATSQVWAIARDGSAFFRGSVFPQTPAGECWYHIPSPTKQKLQQVSVGKTSVFTVDDNGNLWYRKGLTPSYPQGSSWQYVSNNVRKVSVGPFDQVWIIADKVQGSHSLSRGTVCHRLGIHPLEPKGQSWDYGIGGGWEHITVRGNAMERPHFCLSGLADTSAQVSGSPQTVRDAEVNNSVK
- the tecpr1a gene encoding tectonin beta-propeller repeat-containing protein 1 isoform X2; amino-acid sequence: MCFRILFLRGNVFSVPVNERNFEVQPVVPVAAMPISRLWAVDVHGRVYSLSTAGQQWEQCRDAQMEFKRVTAAEQCCWGIACDNKIYLNVHASDVHIRFQEETYENQRWNPVDGFSDHLLPSDRWQWSDVTGLQHQPPSSFRLPSSSWEWEGDWYVDENFKGEHTEKEGWTYSIDFPAVYTKDKKWNSCVRRRRWLRHRRYKAMDYWAEISSQMTSLPDPFSDISCGGWEITEERRGLLSLWAVSLQGKVWFRGGICHLNPEGSLWHDISLPQEVVQISCGPGELVWAVLWEGQLIVREGVNRDSPQGTSWSVVDSPSPDVGVIHVAVGVNVVWALTKDNKVWFRRGVNSHNPCGSGWISMVGEMVMINVGLNDQVWAIGSEDRAVYFRQGVTASELSGKTWRAIAVLRDGDRSHSSASSQQSAGCYFNELPPPSVVSDVESDTEKGSTDETNCSYAKTEPSDESTDTPKPLIPKVTSDSFISQLVSDREPVSAAVLQEENIPEEGGNSSLSVDVVQAGGLVDPQWSNVELEEAQSQQAQTGVLSDSADTSSLSSVATYSLAIEDPYGVDEHPLWAWVSGGGCSVDTHSQLNWFHSTMNTSLLAQSVQSMSLSVTPAQMAAWRTQIFEQLSQRTKREVDEFRHYEQAIEQCVWVKKGPMQWWRDWKPHKWVDVHFALEQFSGPEGNKDGIIFVYYNYYEEKKYLHAFINEVTILVPVLNNAKHTFAIYTPERIKKRWPIRVAAATEQEMHDWLALLSAACCDSRGIQGPPSKQASWSITCKGDIFVSEPTPSLEAMPYPTPCDQMFWRQIGGHLCIVESNSVGIVWGIGYDHNAWVYVGGFYQGLPTCNDHIYTQTDVKSVYIYENQRWNPVTGYTNRGLPTDRYMWSDASGLHECTKMNTKPPSPQWAWVSEWAIDYSVSGGTDREGWQYAADFPAWYHGHKTMKDFVRRRRWARKCKLTTSAPWQEVPPIQLSDVTILPCTPHSGADVVPLWAISNKGDVLCRLGVTGLTPAGTSWLHVGTDQPFKSISIGATSQVWAIARDGSAFFRGSVFPQTPADCLPLEVSVGTTSLPQPNRSCSRCLLGRHQSSLLMTMVTCGTGRV